The DNA region GTGTTCGCGATGTGCTGCGGCTTCGCGGCGGGGCGCGCGCGCGTCGCGCGGCCGGCGGAGCGTGCGGAAGCCGCGGGCGCACGCGTCGATCTCGACCGGCCGGCCCGGATCGTCGGCGTCCTGGAGGATTTCTGGACCGGCCCGGACGATCGCCGGCGAACCCGGATGCGCGCCGAGACGGTCTCGCAGGGAGGAGCGGAGGAGGATTTCCCGGCGGAGATCGACGTGCGGGCGTTCGGGGCCGCGCCGCTCCCCGGGAACCGCGGCGATCGTGTGGCGCTGACGGTCTCGCTCGAGCCGCCCGAGGATTCCGCTTCGACGCGCGATCTGCCGGTCCCCGGCCGGGTCTGGCGGGGCGTGCTCAAGAGCGGCTGGCAGGTCCGCGTCGTCGGAACGACGGCGACCGGGTGGGCGGCGAAAGTGAACTCGTTCCTCGCGCGCCGCCTCCGGGCGGCGCGCCTCCCCCGTGAAACGGTCCAGGAGCCGGTGGCCGCGCTCCTCCTCGGCCGTACGGGGGAGCTCGACCGGGAAGCGGCCGCGCGGATCCGTCAGGGCGGCTTCTCGCACGTGCTCCTCGCCTCGGGTCTGCAGGTGGCCCTGTTCGCGGCGATCCTCTCGGCGCTGCTTCGCGCGCTCCGGGTGCGGAGGCGCGCGCGGGACGCCGTCCTCCTCGCCGGGATCGCGGCGTTCGCGCTCGTCGCGGGAGCGGGCCCGTCCGTCGTCCGGATGGCGTTGACACTCTTCGTTCTCCTCCTCGCGCGGCTCCGGGAACGCCCGGTGACGGTGTTCCAGGCGATCGGAGCCTCCGCGCTCGTCGTTCTCGCGGCCGAGCCGGCCGAGCTCTGGCGCTTCGGCTTCTGGATGACCTACGCGGCCTCGCTCGCGATCGCCGGGTTGACGCGGCCGATCGCGGAGAGCCTGAGATTCCTTCCGGATCGGGTCCGTCTCGCGGTCGCGGTGACCGCGGCGGCGCAGATCGGGACCGCGCCTCTCATGCTGTGGCGATTCAACGCCGCATCGGCGGCGGCCTGGGTCGTCGCCCCCGTGGGGCTTCCCGCCGCGGCGGCGCTGATGGCCCTCGGCGGGCTCGTTCTCGGCGCGGCGGCGGCGGGCCTGCCCGCGGCGATTCCCGGCGCGGCGTTCGATGCGGCATACCGGGCGACGGCCTTCGCGGCTTCGAGGCTCCGGGGCGCGACGCTCTTCGCGGTCACTCCGCCTTTCGCCGCGATCCTCGCCCTTCTCGTCCTCGCGGGAGCGGTCGCGGCGCTGTCCGGAAGGAGGCGTGCGGTCGCGGCGGCGGCGTACGCGGCGCTCTTTGCCGCGCTCGCCCTCCGCGGAAAGGCCGGTCTCCGTCCCGCCGAGTTCTCGGTGGAGGCGCTGGACGTCGGGCAGGGGGATGCGTTCCTGATGCGCTCCGGCGATTCCGCCTTTCTCGTCGACGGCGGCGGGGGCTTCTCCGGGGCGGAGGACTTCGGGCGCGCCCGGCTCCTTCCCAAGCTCCTCGATCGCGGGATTCGCTCTCTCGACGGCGTCGTTCTCTCGCATCCCCACCCCGATCACGCCGCCGGGATCTTCGACGTGCTCCGCGATCTCCGCGTGCGCGCGTTCTTCCACGGAGACGGAGAGGACGCGGGTGAGCTTTTCGCGCGCCTCGATCGGGAGGCGCGGTCCTGCCGGGTGCCGGTGCGGATCCTCCGGACGGGAGAGCGCCTCCCGTGGGGAGGGGGGGAGTTTCGCGTGC from Thermoanaerobaculia bacterium includes:
- a CDS encoding ComEC/Rec2 family competence protein; the encoded protein is MIRPIARRGSAPLLAGAAFFGAGVWAGGWSVAGTGLAAAAAALSLVALLRRDSGGQAWAAVFAMCCGFAAGRARVARPAERAEAAGARVDLDRPARIVGVLEDFWTGPDDRRRTRMRAETVSQGGAEEDFPAEIDVRAFGAAPLPGNRGDRVALTVSLEPPEDSASTRDLPVPGRVWRGVLKSGWQVRVVGTTATGWAAKVNSFLARRLRAARLPRETVQEPVAALLLGRTGELDREAAARIRQGGFSHVLLASGLQVALFAAILSALLRALRVRRRARDAVLLAGIAAFALVAGAGPSVVRMALTLFVLLLARLRERPVTVFQAIGASALVVLAAEPAELWRFGFWMTYAASLAIAGLTRPIAESLRFLPDRVRLAVAVTAAAQIGTAPLMLWRFNAASAAAWVVAPVGLPAAAALMALGGLVLGAAAAGLPAAIPGAAFDAAYRATAFAASRLRGATLFAVTPPFAAILALLVLAGAVAALSGRRRAVAAAAYAALFAALALRGKAGLRPAEFSVEALDVGQGDAFLMRSGDSAFLVDGGGGFSGAEDFGRARLLPKLLDRGIRSLDGVVLSHPHPDHAAGIFDVLRDLRVRAFFHGDGEDAGELFARLDREARSCRVPVRILRTGERLPWGGGEFRVLRSGGRPFKKDPINNESVVLLYVHGRRRVLLTGDAGEPAESEILSSLPSPPRVDILKVGHHGSRTSSRADFVGAFAPRAALLSCGRRNRFHHPAPETLATF